A stretch of Microbulbifer sp. SAOS-129_SWC DNA encodes these proteins:
- a CDS encoding FxsA family protein — protein sequence MRPLLLLFIVMPILEMWLLITVGRHIGALPTIGLVLLTAVVGLSLLRRQGLSTVLRAQQKMQAGEMPAREMAEGIFLAVGGALLLTPGFITDALGFACLIPGLRQLLLGYLLRHVTVVSGPGYTSGTRHQQQDHDVIEGDYSREDKSGADGSADDEAPRRRDRE from the coding sequence ATGCGTCCACTGTTATTGCTGTTTATTGTCATGCCCATTCTTGAAATGTGGCTGCTGATCACCGTGGGCCGGCATATCGGAGCCCTCCCCACCATTGGCCTGGTGCTGTTGACCGCGGTGGTGGGGCTGTCGCTACTGCGCCGCCAGGGCTTGTCGACGGTGTTGCGGGCGCAGCAGAAAATGCAGGCCGGAGAGATGCCGGCGCGGGAGATGGCTGAGGGGATCTTTCTGGCGGTGGGCGGCGCCCTGTTGCTGACCCCGGGCTTCATCACCGATGCGCTGGGTTTCGCTTGCCTGATTCCGGGCCTGCGCCAGCTGCTACTTGGCTACCTGCTGCGCCATGTGACGGTGGTATCGGGCCCCGGTTACACGTCGGGCACCCGCCACCAGCAGCAGGATCATGACGTCATCGAGGGGGACTACTCCCGCGAGGACAAATCCGGCGCAGACGGGTCGGCGGATGACGAGGCGCCGCGGCGGCGCGACAGAGAGTGA
- a CDS encoding co-chaperone GroES, translated as MKIRPLHDRVVVRRKEEEEKTAGGIVLPGAAKEKPNQGEVVAVGEGKLLDNGDVRALSVKVGDTVVFGRYADSNTLKVDGEELIIMSEGDIYGVLEG; from the coding sequence ATGAAAATTCGTCCTTTACACGACCGCGTCGTAGTGCGCCGTAAGGAAGAAGAAGAGAAGACTGCTGGCGGCATCGTGCTGCCGGGCGCTGCCAAAGAAAAGCCGAACCAGGGTGAAGTCGTAGCCGTGGGCGAAGGCAAACTGCTGGATAACGGCGACGTGCGCGCCCTGTCCGTGAAAGTTGGCGACACCGTTGTGTTCGGCCGCTATGCGGACAGCAACACCCTCAAGGTGGACGGCGAAGAGCTGATCATCATGAGCGAAGGCGACATCTACGGCGTGCTGGAAGGCTAA